The sequence GCATGCTCACGAAGATACTCGCCGCGAAACGCGCGGCGAGAAGTGGAGCACACACGATCATTGCCTCGGGACGGGAGCCGGACATCCTGAAACGGCTCGCGTCGGGGGAGGCCATCGGGTCCCAGCTCGTTGCCGAAACGCCCACCCTGGCGGCGCGCAAACAATGGCTCGCCGACCACCTCCAGGTCAGAGGGCGACTCCTGCTCGACCACGGTGCTGCCCGGGCACTGGCCGCGGGCGGGAAAAGCCTTCTTCCGGTGGGAGTTCACGAACTCGAGGGCAATTTCGAACGCGGAGAAGTGGTGAGCTGCATCGCGCCGGACGGCCGCGAGATCGCCCGGGGTCTGGTGAACTACAGTGCCCACGAAGCGCGCCGCATCCTGCGTGCGCCAACCTCGGAAATCGAAGCCAGGCTCGGCTACGAAGACGACCCCGAACTGATTCATCGAGACAATTTGGTTCTGCTCTGAAAGAGCAGAACCAGATTGCGTCGCAGGCTGACCTGGCAAAGCCAGGTCAAGGACGAAGTCCCGGCCGAAGACACAATCCTCCGCCTCCGCTGCTCTGAAAGAGCAGAACCAGGTTGCGTCGCAGGCTGACCTGGCGAAGCCAGGTGTCCTCAGTCCGTACCGTCCCGGCGTCTGCTGAGAAGACCGTCGCTCGACTTCTTGATCTTAGCGATCACCACCGCGCCGTTCTTTGGGGTCATCCCATCACGGTCGCAGACGTACTCGTCCCACAAGGTGTAGCGAATGGCGTTGAGACCCGACTGCTCGATGCGCTGCCACCGGGGCGCCGGCGCTCTGGACCACCCGCCGTCGGGCCGGCCCGTGGCGTACATCTTCCATTCCTGCGTGGAACAGCGGATGCCCTCGTAGCTGACATTGTCGATCCCGCGCGCGGTCCTGACCAGCAGCGTGTAGCGCGTGATTCCGTCACCACCCACCGAGATGGACGACGGGTCCAGTGCGGTCTCGTGCTGGATGAAACGCTGAGCCTTGAACTTGGTCCAGGTCGCTGGAGCAGAAGTCTCCGGCAGCGTGGCGAACTCG comes from Betaproteobacteria bacterium and encodes:
- a CDS encoding CNP1-like family protein yields the protein MEIKPQDPGQYNRALNRDLGSRAGLERDSGPSLLPENEFATLPETSAPATWTKFKAQRFIQHETALDPSSISVGGDGITRYTLLVRTARGIDNVSYEGIRCSTQEWKMYATGRPDGGWSRAPAPRWQRIEQSGLNAIRYTLWDEYVCDRDGMTPKNGAVVIAKIKKSSDGLLSRRRDGTD